The region GGGCGTCTGGTGGTGGATTAATGCGCCGGAGCGGAAGTACTGCAAATTCAGCGCACTGTAATTGAGTAGCCGTCGGGCTTCCGGGTAGGCTGTCAGCAGGATCTGAAAACCCCGGTCGAGTCGAAAGCCATCTACGGTATCGGTACGAACCCGGCCGCCAACGCCATCGGCCGCTTCGAGTACCCTGGCATCAATGCCCGCTTGTTTAAGGTAAACGGCACAGGTTAACCCGGCCATACCGGCACCAATAATCAGAACAGGCTTATCGGTTATTCCATTACTGGAACTGGATGAATCTGGTGACATACCATGAAGTCTTTGGTTCGTAAATAAAAACCAAAATTAAACGCTATGCCTGCCAATCAATGATTCAAGATCAGTTTGGGTAGTATTATTTTAATAAAAATTGGATAATAGTAAGTCGTTTACGGTTTAACATATTGATAATCAATTGTAGTAAAATAAAAGTTGTTGGTTTTTTTTAGAAATATTAATTTTGCTCGACTGAATTGCGTTAGAGGGGTATGAAGCTGTTGGTGGTAGATAACTTCGATTCATTTACGTACATGCTTGTCGATTACCTACAGCAGGCAGGTGCTGTCTGCCGGGTCGTCAGGAATGATGAATCCCTTAGTTGTCTGACCAGCGATTTAGTCGATGGTGTGGTGCTATCGCCGGGGCCGGGTAGTCCAAAAGCGGCAAATCGGTTAATGGCGGTTATCGACCATTACCATCGGCACCTACCTATGCTGGGGGTTTGTTTAGGGCACCAGGCACTGGGTGAGTTTTTCGGTGCAACGCTAAGCCGGGCCAGCCAGCCCATGCATGGAAAAATATCGACCGTTCGAACGCTGAAAGAAGACTGCTTATGGCGGGAAGTACCGGCCACGTTTGAGGTAACCCGCTATCATTCGCTGGTGTTGACAGCCCTGCCGACCGATCTGATACCTACGGCCGTAACGGAGCAGAACGAAATAATGGCCATGCGGCATCGAACGTTACCTCTTTGGGGGGTTCAGTTTCACCCCGAAGCCGCATTGACACAATACGGATTCACCGTAATTCAAAACTGGATCGATTTTGTCCGGTTAACACATAAAAGAAACGACTTGACCACATCTTTAACCGCGCAGTACGCATGAACTATCAGATTCGGGAA is a window of Spirosoma linguale DSM 74 DNA encoding:
- a CDS encoding glutamine amidotransferase of anthranilate synthase (TIGRFAM: glutamine amidotransferase of anthranilate synthase~PFAM: glutamine amidotransferase class-I~KEGG: vei:Veis_1211 anthranilate synthase component II), which translates into the protein MKLLVVDNFDSFTYMLVDYLQQAGAVCRVVRNDESLSCLTSDLVDGVVLSPGPGSPKAANRLMAVIDHYHRHLPMLGVCLGHQALGEFFGATLSRASQPMHGKISTVRTLKEDCLWREVPATFEVTRYHSLVLTALPTDLIPTAVTEQNEIMAMRHRTLPLWGVQFHPEAALTQYGFTVIQNWIDFVRLTHKRNDLTTSLTAQYA